From the genome of Impatiens glandulifera chromosome 9, dImpGla2.1, whole genome shotgun sequence, one region includes:
- the LOC124915179 gene encoding cytochrome P450 84A1-like: protein MEFFNIILQTLNQQPLPITLFISLVSLFFFLSLFSRLRPKLPYPPGPRGLPFIGNMMLMDQLTHRGLFKLSKKYGGLFHMKMGYLHMIAVSSSDVAKQVLQAQDNIFSNRPATIAISYLTYDRADMAFAHYGPFWRQMRKLCVMRLFSRKRAESWESVRDEVDRMMRTVASETGSAVNLGELVFVLTRDIIYRAAFGTSSNSGRDDFIKILQEFSKLFGAFNIADFIPSLTWVDPQRLNDRLKKARASLDKFIDHIIDDHMARKEDEHESDPDMVDDLVAFYSDDAKTSESEDLQNSISLTRENIKAIIMDVMFGGTETVASAIEWSLSELMKSPEDLKKAQQELTNVVGLDRRVTESDLEKLTFLKCVIKETLRLHPPIPLLLHETAVETEVSGYRIPAKCRVMINAYAIGRDPNSWSDPDTFRPSRFLEENVPDFKGNHFEFIPFGSGRRSCPGMQLGLYALEMAVANLLHGFTWELPDGMKPSELDMTDVFGLTAPRATRLVAVPSPRLMCPIY, encoded by the exons ATGGAATTCTTCAATATCATTCTCCAAACCCTAAATCAACAACCATTACCCATCACCCTTTTCATTAGTCTcgtttctcttttctttttcctttcccTTTTTTCTCGTCTCCGCCCCAAACTCCCGTACCCTCCGGGGCCTCGAGGCCTCCCGTTCATCGGTAACATGATGTTAATGGACCAACTCACTCACCGTGGTCTTTTCAAATTATCCAAGAAATATGGTGGCCTTTTCCACATGAAAATGGGATATCTACACATGATTGCGGTTTCCTCCTCGGATGTCGCCAAACAAGTCCTCCAAGCCCAAGATAACATTTTCTCCAACCGGCCGGCTACCATCGCAATCTCCTACCTCACTTACGACCGGGCCGACATGGCTTTCGCCCATTACGGCCCGTTCTGGCGTCAGATGCGAAAACTCTGCGTCATGCGACTCTTCAGCCGCAAACGCGCAGAGTCTTGGGAGTCGGTTAGAGATGAGGTTGACCGCATGATGAGAACGGTAGCATCCGAGACGGGCTCCGCAGTTAACCTCGGTGAGTTGGTGTTCGTCCTGACCCGGGATATCATTTACCGGGCAGCTTTCGGAACGAGCTCCAACTCGGGTCGGGACGACTTCATTAAGATACTACAAGAATTCTCGAAATTGTTCGGAGCATTTAATATCGCGGATTTCATCCCTTCACTCACATGGGTCGACCCGCAAAGGCTAAACGATAGGTTGAAAAAGGCTAGGGCTTCGCTCGACAAGTTTATTGATCACATCATCGACGATCATATGGCCCGAAAGGAGGACGAACATGAGTCCGACCCGGATATGGTGGATGACTTGGTAGCGTTTTATAGCGACGATGCTAAAACATCCGAATCCGAAGATTTACAAAACTCCATCAGTCTTACAAGAGAGAACATTAAGGCCATCATAATg GACGTGATGTTTGGTGGAACTGAGACGGTTGCGTCGGCCATAGAGTGGAGTTTGTCGGAGCTGATGAAAAGCCCGGAAGATTTAAAAAAGGCACAACAAGAGTTAACCAATGTAGTCGGGTTGGACCGTCGTGTGACCGAATCGGACCTCGAAAAACTCACATTCCTAAAATGTGTTATCAAAGAGACTCTCCGTCTCCACCCACCTATCCCCCTCCTCCTCCACGAGACTGCGGTGGAGACGGAGGTATCCGGTTACCGGATCCCCGCCAAGTGTCGGGTCATGATCAACGCGTATGCAATTGGGCGGGATCCGAACTCATGGTCCGACCCGGATACTTTCCGTCCATCTCGGTTCCTCGAAGAGAATGTTCCGGACTTTAAGGGGaatcattttgaatttatacCATTCGGGTCGGGTCGGAGGTCTTGCCCGGGAATGCAGTTGGGACTTTATGCTCTTGAAATGGCCGTGGCTAATCTACTTCATGGGTTTACTTGGGAATTACCGGATGGGATGAAACCAAGTGAGTTGGATATGACCGATGTATTCGGGTTGACCGCTCCAAGGGCCACCCGACTCGTTGCGGTCCCATCCCCACGACTTATGTGTCCCATTTATTGA
- the LOC124914905 gene encoding octanoyltransferase LIP2p2, chloroplastic-like, with the protein MILSQNFSVASVQWYNCTVNREIKYPTLCKPITASSSSLFTNSSNNERRMCDLFDLHSKLVPYEKAWAWQKSIVRNRRKLVEVNEDSSDTLIILQHEPVYTLGTGSSEEYLNFDINNAPFNVYRTERGGEVTYHGPGQLVMYPIMNLRYHNKDLHWYMRALEEVVIRVLKSTFCIEATRCEGLTGVWVGKKKVAAIGIRVGQWMTYHGLALNVMPDLSPFGDIVPCGIHDREVGSIKEILREEMRFYDESDEKKLLDMTYKSLVNEFCEVFQLQMLSKPVDGIEMELDNLTLLNCD; encoded by the exons ATGATCCTCTCGCAGAATTTCAGTGTTGCTTCAGTTCAGTGGTACAATTGTACTGTAAATAGAGAGATAAAGTACCCGACTTTGTGTAAGCCCATTACAGCCTCCTCCTCCTCCCTGTTCACTAATTCCTCAAACAACGAAAGGAGAAT GTGTGACTTGTTTGATTTGCATTCTAAGCTCGTCCCTTATGAAAAGGCATGGGCTTGGCAGAAATCGATTGTTAGAAACAGAAGAAAACTTGTTGAGGTGAATGAGGATTCCTCAGACACTTTGATAATTCTGCAACATGAGCCAGTTTACACGTTGGGGACAGGGAGTTCAGAGGAATATTTGAATTTCGATATAAACAATGCCCCTTTTAATGTTTATAGAACTGAACGAGGTGGGGAGGTCACATACCATGGACCTGGCCAG CTAGTGATGTACCCAATTATGAATCTTCGATATCACAATAAGGATCTTCATTGGTATATGAGGGCACTGGAAGAGGTAGTGATTCGTGTTCTTAAATCTACGTTTTGTATAGAGGCGACAAGATGTGAAGGTCTGACTGGTGTTTGGGTTG GGAAGAAGAAAGTAGCTGCCATTGGAATAAGAGTGGGTCAATGGATGACTTATCACGGGTTGGCGTTGAATGTGATGCCGGATCTGAGTCCATTTGGAGATATAGTTCCATGTGGGATTCATGATAGAGAGGTTGGAAGCATCAAAGAGATATTAAGGGAAGAAATGAGGTTTTATGATGAATCAGATGAGAAGAAGcttcttgatatgacttataagtCTTTGGTTAATGAGTTTTGTGAAGTCTTCCAACTCCAAATGCTATCAAAACCCGTGGATGGGATAGAGATGGAGCTCGATAATCTAACTCTTTTAAACTGTGACTGA